cttttagaaaaataggCATTGCTGATATGGATTGGACCAATAGATTAGTTCTCATTAGCTAGATCACTCTTTTAATGGTACGcaataagggaaaaaaatatatttggtctGTATGTGGCATCATTTTTTTCCTACCTTGTTACTGTTTGTGGATTACTTTAGCCTCACTTTGTTATCAAATGATACTGAATTGTCCCTCTATTCAGAGAACTACATCATTAGGAAGCATGGGATCATTTGATAGCCTTTCTGTGTCCATCAAGTCATACAATTCGGGAAGTTTGCTGGATATTGTCGCAGAAGCTGGGCAAGCTGCAGGAAATCCCCAGGAAAATATGCCTGCTTTTCCAGTGTCATCCGTTTCTAGTCATGCTAGCTTGGACCTTTTCAAGGAACCAGTGGCTCCAGAACCAGCCTCTCCTATGGCTCCACCAATCGATTTGTTTCAGTTACCAGCAACGTCGCCAGCTCCATCTGTAGATTTGTTTCAAGTGCCCCCAGCTTCatctattaatttatatcaGCCTTCCCAAACCTCTCTTCCTTCAACTCTAGGTAGCTATCAGCAGCAGTCAGTTACTTCCTTGGATGAAAAATCTCCACATTCCTCACTGCCTAAAAATGAAGGATGGGCAACTTTTGATGGTCCTCAGCCCATAGCATCCACCCCGGGGCCTGAGAATCTTACATCTTCAGTAGGACCTTCCAATGCAGGTTCATCAAATTTTGACCAAGTTCCATCATTACATACAAGCATGCAATGGCCACCTTTTCAAAACTCTGTTGATCATAGTTCATCATCAGTTCCTGATCCCTGGCTTGGTGATGTGCACAGTGTACAAGCCACTGGCAATACAAGTTCTCAGGTATGCTATCTATGGCCACAGTAAATCTGTGTTTCATGTATCTGTTTTGTGGTCCTATATTGAATAACCGGTGTTTCTATTTCCTGATGGCTAAATTATGCTGTACAGAATTGGAGTGCATTTGAGTTTGATGATTCAGTGGCAGGCATTCCCCTGGAGGGCATTAAGCAAAGTAGTGAACCACAAACATTATACAATCCTTCACCGACTGCTGATCAGTATTTTGGCTTTGGAGCTTCAGAGGTTGCTTCTACCTCACAATGCTTAAAGATATTATGGTTCTTCGAAGTTAGACTAATAAACTGTGTTTTGCAGGACTTTAACAAAGATGGGATTCAAAGAACTGCCTATAATGGAGTACTTCCTGGTCCTAGTGAACCATCAGATATTGTTGCGGGGCCATCATATACTCCTTCAGGACATCCTTTGGTGGTTTGTAATCTTCACTTTCACTGGTTTTATGCCTTATGCAATATGATCTTAGCCATGATAATTTTAGATCAGTGAATTATTTATCTATCTATTTCAACAGGAAGAAACACAGTCTCATGCGGATCATAAATCAATTAACCCGTTTGATCTACCATACGAATCTGATTTGGAGCCGAGCAATATGGTATGAAATAGTTAAAACAATTTGCTGATTGGTGCTTGATACTGTATTAAGTGCTTTGACTAGATGATGTCTGAAATAATGTCTACACTATCATCCATATCATTTCCTTAGTTCTGTTAGCTCTCTTGTCATCCATATCATGTTGTTTCATACTTGTATAAGCTCTCCTCTAATGTTTGCTCGTTTGTGCTACTGACCATTTCAAGGGAAAATATTCAGGTGATGGAAAGGGTTgtcttatattgtttttttatgcactTGAATATAGGGTTTTAACTCCTCTCTCTGTTTCTCTAGGCTGGCTATTAAGCAAGTGCTTGTGATTATtccaaataaatttgaatttatcacTATTTTGTGATGTGTAACCATCGTGTCAAATTTAATTGATGGAGTATGGACTAATGTTCAACAACTCTtaataatttagggtttcatCAGTATAATCAGCAGTAACCAGCTCTCTGTGAAGGAGAAGGTAATTCAATGGGGAGTAGTACTTTTGTGATTTAGTCCCTTGAAAATTTGATGTTGTTGTCTCTGTTGGTTTGTCATTTAGAAGTGAAAGTGGAAAATGTAAgcatattgaaaatttatcatgtCCAATCCAGGGGcgaacaaattaaaattaaaaagtgatAGTTGCAGATCCACCACATGCAATAATCAAGAGCAGTCATGATTTATAGGATTAAGAGGGCTGCTTGCCAAGCTTTTTGTCCTTATGCCTTGCAAGATATTATAAGATGAACAACCTATGAAATGGCAACAGTTCCTTGTTTAGCACGAGATTGTGTTGCTATATCATTTTTAACTGATGTTGGTAGGAAAGATGTATGAACTCTATTCCATTAAAGGGCATTCTTCATGCTACCATCAAATagcattttgatgtattaactTCTGTGGCATTTTTTAACAATGAGCTATGAATAGGTATTTTGAGAATAAAATGTCACTAATAAAGCTGGGGTGTTATTAGTTCTTTTtgaatgttaataataattcttgTAATAATATTTGGCAATCATGTTTCTAAGTGATGGATCATATGATGGCAGGGTCATTCCTAAACACATCCTAGATGACATCAATAATCTAATTGGGGTAGTATTTTGTCTACTTTCTTGGATATGTAACAGCCATGCTGTGTGTTGCATTGTAATTTGCATTCTAGCTCTGGGGTGGTAACATTGTTTGGGTTGAAGTGAGACTTTTGTGAAGTTTCATCATGCTTCTAATGAGGCGCTTCTTGCCAGAATTAGGATATATATGCTTcctcaatgaaaaaaaaagaaagacaaatgaTTGGTAATCATGCATCCTTCTCCTTTTATCTTACGTGATTGTATTTAGTTTACTTTTGTTTTAGATATgcttatctaaaataaaatgaagggaAAGAAATTGTTGTATTGTCTTCTGAAGAGAACCTGAAAGGTCTTATGGATGCTTTGTTCTGCTGAATTCTATCATCACTTTCCCCCTTTATTAAAAGTTAATCTTGGTGCGTCATATTTCAGTTCGTGGACATGAGCTCTTTGGAAGCTGCACTGCCCAACGCTAACTCACCATCCAGCTTCCTTGGTGGTGTGACTCAACCATGGTTTCCTCAAGATCTAGCGATGACATATATCCCTGCTGCACCACAAGGTTAGCTGTCCACTGATTCCGACGGGAGAAACTCTTATTTGTTTCAGCTTTTGTTCTTTGGGGATTATTATGGCAAGACAGCACACTGAAGCATTTTGTTGGATGCTTAGATGCTAATCTGCCCAAGCATTCAAAACAATGCGCAGCTTCTCATTACACAACTATGAAAGCATTCCATACATCTCTGGCAATGTAACTTGCTTTTATTTCATCcaatctttctttttgtttctgtaGGTGGATTAGCATATATGGCAGGACAAGCACCCAGCCCTCAATTAGGGTAAGCTTCTGTTGTAGGTGGTGGTTGTGAGTTTTCTGTCGTTGTCATTGTTGTTGCGCTTTTGTTATCGTAAATTTATTGCGGCAGCCTCACTTGCCTTCTCAACAGGAATGTTCAAACACAAGGGCCTGTTGCTTCTGTTGGAGGGAATCCATTTGCATAGTATTCAGTAATCAAAAGTAGTTTTCTTAATCACGTTAAGTTTGCTGTCGGAAGTTTTCCATTGACCTCTTGTAGCCAGCCACTTGGTAAGTCAGGATGATCGAGTAACGTCATTATcagtaataatattatttttcattttttcccatATGAATTCTTTGTGAAAATAAATGCTTGATGTGAATAACTTTCTAACAATATGCGAGGCCATTTATTCTTAGTTTAACACTCAATATTCCAGGCCTGGTGTTTGTATCCGAATTATATTATTAGAACTGGTTCTTGGCACTACTACAAATTGTAATGTGGCTGTTAAAATGTGTAGTGTGGTCTTTTTCTATTTGAGAAGGGTGAAATCGTTCGCGGACAAGCTTTGATGTTTAATCATATGGCAcatggttttcttttctattctattCTAGAGCATGGTTGcctgtttttcttatttattgcTCTTCAGATTGCGACCTTGAAACATAGAAGGGTTAAAAAGCCAGTATTTGTTGGCCAATCCATGAGGGTAAGGGCTGCCATtggtggtagtggtggtggtggtggtgatgtcTGTCTCAGCAGCCAGGAAAAGGACTGCTCGAGGCCTTTTGAGTCCCCAGGGACCCAAATTCACCTTGATGAAAGAAAGTGTCTGGTGTATAAGAGGCTGGCTATGTATTTCCACcttttagaatattaaaaagagGAACACTTTTTAAACATTGAAATGTAAGGAGTTTCTTATTCTACCATGAGTTTGAAAAAGAGATGATGGACATTCTcgtagaaaagagagagaaattatgGAACTGCAAGCCCCATcgaatttcaaaatattttttatttttttaactgaatggacattctcaattgcataaaaaaaaattgattttagcgTATGTGAAATTAGAATTTGGGGACCAAAATTGAGATTGAGGGGggaattgctttttttttttttttttggcattgttTATGTAGTGCTTTTTTCGCGTTGGAGGAGGAGGTTttgcaaaatttatttttagctcATTTAGTTtgacatttttgttttggtttaaaattttattttatttatttttaaatctttagatttaaaaaaaaaaagagataaagttGTTGATaaatctttagatttttttttaaaaaaagagataaagttGTTGGTAagtctttagatttttttttaaaaaagagataaagtTGTTAATCGGGCATTttatgacaattaaaaaaaccattattggTATCAATAGGTTGATGAAATGGGTTTAATTGAGgtgttttatttactttttattttattaagaaaatatgttttatttactctttattttattggggattTATCTTATCGGGAAAAGTAAAttgaattgagattttttttcaactagttttttttaaaataattttggggTGTTTTAAAATGGATTGGTTTTTTGAggttaaaaaagtgtttttaaattaaaataaattgaaaatattatttaaattccaAAACTCATTCCAGCATTATctacttcaaaataaataaataaattgtgaatGACATGTTActtgttttctataaaaaaaacaattgaggttAGGAGTGCGGGATCGGCCTTGCATACTCACACACGCTAACCCTTATTTTTCTTGGACTTGGCACACAAGCCCTAGATTTTTGGTCAACTcgcatcttttttattatttttttaaaattttattttattttattttatttgtgatttttgctatgaaaaaaaaccttaatttgatattaaaattattgttcatcCTTAAAATAGTTTTACAGAATTTTATGAGTGTTAAGGGTTTTTTCCAATTACTCTAGGAGATAAAAGATTGATCATGAAtgtccaataaaaataaaaatatggttttgcttgtgattaaatatataaaacaactaCATGATGTTAGACTTAAGTAGCATATTAAAGATGATTGTTTTTTGAAGCAATTTCTGCATGATGAAATGGTTAGATTTGCATTAATGTAATGAGAACGAGTTTGATGCCTGCTATTAGGATGAAGATGTAATGCAAAGGAAAAGCATGGTAAGAAATAGACTTGCTTACCTTAGTAAGGACAtaatttattgtaaataaaataaaattataaggtaaacaaattaagatattgaaggaaattaatattgttttctggGTTGagcaataatataatatacatCAATTTGCAATGGTGATAATATTGGAGTCTGATTCTAAGACTGGGGCAGGAAAAAACTGAAACGAAGTTATCAATAATGAATCTAATTAAATGTCgataacattttattattttgtattatgaGAGAGATAtatcaaatgatattttaaaactaaCCCATTAGCATAACTTCCCCGATGCCAAAATCTCCACGTGGTCAGTATAAATGATCACTTCAAGTTAGATtcataaaatcttgaaataatatgtAACAAAAAGGTTCAATaaaagcttttatatatataaaaaaaaattgtactttTTGATCATGCTGTTTGTATTTTACTTCAGGTAGGAAGTTGTCGCTGCCATGGTATGCAtattgttaaatataatttattatttaatataaatattaagttgttaTCTTTGCAAGAACATCTTCATCAttaatgatttaataaaaaaaaataagttggtacatgaaattaattatttaataaaaatattaagttgcTATCTTTCCAAAGAAATGTTCcctcattaattatttaataaaaaaattaagttgttaaTGAAATTTAACTGTTCTTCCTTCAAAGCCAGTGAAGTCATCTTATTGGTCCTGCAGATCCGTTCAATTATTAACCAATTCATTCTATTCCTCGTCCTGATTCGTTCTGAAGTACCTATTATAACCTTATCTATAGAGTGTGACTTCAAAGCCCCGGATACCCCTTGGAAAAGGTGAAGGTCTTAGAAAAGTAAACCTATCACGTGAGGCCAGGCACGTGTGGCCAGTCTCTGTGATATCAGCccaattacaattacaaatttttttattttaaattttaaattatttattaatttattttatcgtTTTTATAtccttgtattaaaaataaattttaataaataaaaatatattatttaaatatatttatatattagtaagataaattttaataaatcaaaatattattttattacatttattaTATATAGTGGGCGAGCTATTTCAGAAGCAAGTTTAATTATCAGTCGAGCTATTTCACAGGTAGGTTCGCTGGTGATAAAAAGAGACAGGATAATGATCGATGAGGGTTGGAGACAGGTTTGGAGTCGCCCAATTCAGTTTGTCAGGCCATTCAGACAAGATTAATTTGTATCCACTCATTTGCAGGAAAAACTGGCAAGCTTCGTTGGAACATAAACTTTGTATTCAGTAAAAGATGATGCTGGCAGATGTATAGAAATGCTATGGAAATATGATGCTGGCAAATGCATAGAAATGCCACGCTCCAACAACCTTAATAATGGATTTAGGAGGCGGCGGTTTAAGGGGGGAAAAGGTtgctatgaaaggaaaaaaaaaaaaaaagagtaccaGAGCTTCTCCGGAGGGCGGAGCATCGTTccaatgatgaagaagaagaccctCTGAGGTAAGTTCACCTGCAGctttgaaataaaatgacaCGTCAATCTCGTGCTTTCTGTAGAAATGATGAgctaaaattaaagagaaggCCAAATGTATATACATTGTTCGAACTGTACAAATCTCTTTCCCATCTGATGCACATTTTGGGTTGAGATTTTTCTCGATACCCTTGAAGATCTCTGCGTTCAGGCTATCATACCAACCACTAAAACCTTCTTCCCCAGCCTCCCACATCGATCAggagaaccaaaaaaaaaaaacctaaaaactaTGGGGAAAGAAAGAATGGGGGAAATATGCTCGGTTAAAAcgccaaaattttctttttcctaacTCAACCACAAATATACACTTTGTACATGGGATGAGAAGCCAGGGTTCAGCCATTAAGCTTGGACAAGAACTGGGACAGATTGTACTCTTCAGTGTACTGTGATTGATCCCAGAGCTCCTCCAGTCCACCAAGGATGGCTTTTAACCCCTTCCCAGTGCCCATTAATTTTGGATCTCCATCAAAGCTGCCGTCTGTGCGCTTTGATGCAGTAGCTCCCTGGAAATAAAACCACAACGAAATGTCACCGAAAGgagattgggaaaaaaaaggtaagtCAAATTTAGGCTGGccttaagataaaaaataacatcaaagaaacaaaaacgtcagtaaataaaaagaaaagatgcaaTGCATTTTCTCAGAACATATTGGTTACAACTTTTCTTAGCAATACCTTTGCTCTGGTTTCAGCTGACGCAAACAAATCGAGCAATTGATCTGTGTTCATCGTTTTCAGACTGGCATTCTCTGCATTAATAACAGCATTGGCAACCGACACTTTGAACTTTTGGAGACTCATAACTTTCTCTTCCAGTGTGCCACGCATGATCAGGCGATGGACATTCACAACTTTCTTTTGCCCCAATCTGTGTGCCCTGTCCATTGCCTGCAAGTACATCATATGACATAATTAACTAGATAAgccatttaaaatcaaattaactagATAAGCCATTTAAAATCAAAGAGAGGCAGAGAGCTACACCTCTTTGACAGAAATTCAAGCATATCCAAAATACAAAGTTATACAGGAAATCATGGGGGTCCATATACTAACAAAAGACCGCATTTGATTTCATCATCGAAATTGCTTGTTGCATCCTTATGCTTTATATTATGATTTGGGTACAAATCACCAGCAATGCCCCAGCTTCTGAAACTTCAGCAATGCTTACAAAGCAAGGTCGGTTTGGCAAGCATGTAGAAAGTTGACATTTCATTGGCATATCAATTGTGCTGGTAAGTCACTTAGATGAACGCACTTATAATGATATATTCATAAATTTAGAAGTGTACGTAACATCCAACAGGGCCACTGAAATTTTGTAAGGTGTTGAAGGTTGCCTGGCTTTCAACTAGTAGAATAACCTTTGGGCGGTGAATTGGTAAAGTTCCTAACAAGTTACATTACAGGCAACACATGGTGCAAAGATTACAAATATCATTTGGACAAAATGACGATGGGAAAACATCTCAGACAGAGAGTTTTCTTACCTGAAGATCTCGCATTGGATTCCAATCATGCTCCATAAAGACAAGGGTGTCAGCAGATGTAAGATTCAAACCAAGCCCGCCAACTGCCAAGAGAGCCATATGATAAATAAACTTTAGTAACTTAAACAACTGGAGAAGCAAGGTTATCAAAATCGCAATCTAAGCCATAAAATCGCACGATTTCATGATGCAATATAAGTTGGCCGATTCAAATCGCTTCAAAAATTGCACTGTGCTAAGATCATGATAAAATCACTTTTTGACTTGGTGAAATCAAGAACTCATGATTTTAACAATCCCAGTTTGCAGCCTTTTGGGCTTAGTTTTAACTGTTATTCATGATTTAACACCTTCCAAAATTAGTCTATCATTCACTCAGCAAGAGCTTGAGTGCAGCTCTAAATGCATTCCAAACTTCCCAAAACCCATAAAAGACGAACATAAAGAGAGATGAATAGATGACAGAATGAAGAAAAGAACAGAAAGATTGAGCTCGCAATAGTATCGCTCAAGATCATGCTCCTTGTCccacttaaagaaaaattagCCCTCTGCTTGAGATGTTTGTCAGTCAAACCTGTGAtagaaaagtaaattttttttgggaCTGGGATAATTGAAAGTGTTCTTATCTGTTTGTTTGATAAACGGGCGAGGAGATGAGAATGAGCGGTAGATGACATGATtcattcctgtttttttttaattgatacagTAAAAGTTAAGAGATGCCCATGAACTGAGGCTTTCTCTGCTTCAATTGACACATGCTCGATATAAAGTATTGGGCTATCATGTCTCCgttatggtttgttttctttttttctaaatatacttttaatttgttattacaataataaaattttctaaagTTTTCAAATATATGCTatcttttatcaaaataatttgaaaattggttaaaaaacacaaatcctaatttttattttgttcaagacacgtattttttcattttataagttTCACAAAGTTGATTCCTAGCATTTAGAGTGTGTTCATTGAACAGTCATTATGTAAAATATGTAAAATCTTACAATTTGATTTCATGATCTGACCTTTTGGACCCTTCATCGATTTTAATTGGAAAAGCGATTTTAAAAACCTTGGGAGAAAGAGTGACTTACCATGAGTCGTAAGCAACAAGGCATCAATAGTAGGATCTGAATTAAAAGCTTTTACAATATCAAATCTTTTTTCTGGCTCAACAGATCCATCCAGCCGCAAGTATGTGACACTGCTCCAAAACAAAGTGAAAATAtcagatattttaaattttatcgcTGTACAATGAAGAAAAGCAAAAGGTTGCAGTAAGATATATTTTCCCTACGAAGAACTCTACTAAATGATGACCAGAGCATCTAATAAATGATGACCAGAGCATCTGCTTCTCAGCAGCGAGACATAGGTGGAATGGAAAGTCGATTGACTACGGAAACAATATCCACTATCCATTTACCTGTGATATTTGCAGTCTATCATTGACAAACTAGAATTCTAAAAATCATCCCATTAAAAGAATTTTGGGTGTAACCAAGTATCATAACAAAACACTGGAAGGCAGGATTGGATGGGTTATAGGGTTAATGTCATTTTACCAATAATGACAAATTTCTTTAGTACACATACATCATAAGTGTGTTGCTCATGCATGTGATGCCTCGCTTCAATGCTGCAATCCTTATTGAAGCAATTCAATTATGTGTTTTGATTTAGAGAAATTACATCCCATTGGCAATtcaatgataaatatatatttttattcttgctGTGACAATTCCTTTTCTCAGTTCAGGAGGATAATTCATATTATGATGCCTTTAATACTCTGACTAAGCAATTACCTCTAGCAGGAACCTTTCTGCATGCAAGCAATGAAATGGATAAAGAAAGGACTGAATGAGTAAAATGAAACCATGTGAAGATAAAGACAGAAGTAACTACGAACACAACGAGATATATATAGCGAATTTGAAGGTATAAAAGGTTAATGAAAAGAAATTCCAAGAACGGACCCGTACAATAGAATTAAACACAGACTTAAGGCATTCATATAAATACAAAGCACAAAAGGTTAGTTTAAAAACAGGAAACAGGGAACTTACTTCTTCATTTGGGAATGAAACAAGTCCCTTTCAATAATGTCAAGAAGGGCCTACATGAAATTTGATTATTAAGCAAAGAAGGATCATAGAAGAGAATGCACGATGAACATTGTAAAGAAGtaaatttagttgaagaaagTCAATTACTTTGTGCTGCGCAAATATCAAAACTCGGTGCTGCCCAACACTCACAGCATTATCAGAACTTGAAGCATCCACACCTATTCCACACTCTTCCAGAATCTCCTGGAGAGCAACTAGTTTTGGAGAGTGGTGAAGCTTATGAAGTTCCGAAAGTATGTCACAATTTGGAGGTAAGAGTTCATGTAACTGGCATACAAGTGACTCGGGCATTTTTTCACCAGCAACAAGCAATGGATGACTACAAAGTTTTAACAAGTATTGAAGTgcctgaaagattaaaaaaagtgGCACAACTTAGTTTGTTCAAAACTATTACATTGCACAACAGAGGGGGAACAACACACTGCCagcaaaaaaaacacatcacctGAAAAACGTGTGTGGAAGCTTTTGGTGAAGCACTATTTCCTTCTGGTTGTGCTGAATCATCCAGCTTTACCATGCTTGAAATCTCCTGTCTAACAAGGGAACCAGAGAACTGTTCGTAAAGTTTTAACTGGACAGGGCTCAGGTCACAATATCTGTCTTGAATAATTTTCTCTGGCAGGTCAGATAATACTTCATCTTTTGTTCTTCGTAAGAGAAAAGGCATGACCTGTTGTATAAACAACATCCAAAGACAACCTATAAGATCTGCAACACCCCAACAAGGTACATTCCCCTACTCCCTCCAAGTAAGggaaaagggaaaagggaaaAGTGAGAACAAAAGGGAAAACGACAGCACCTGCTTGTGCAATGCTTCCATAGCAAGTACCCCAGCTTCAGCATCCTTGGCAGAGCATTTAGGATCTCTAGCAGCCAGCAAAGGTTTCCCATAAGTGGCTTGAAACTGCCAAaatttcatcaaatcaataatcatACAGGAGAATGGATCACACAACATAAGAATGGAATTGAAGCACTTGGTAACATAAGAGTTTTATAGAACCAAGCCAAAGATTTTAGTAGTTTGATTAGTCTACCAGGAACAGGAACTAGGAACGAAGGTATAAAGgttgcatctttttttatttaaccaattTTAGCTATCTTATATGTAACTagcatgatattttattttatgaatacaTGATAAAATAGAACTCAATATGAAGATtttggtaaaacaaaaaaaaaatgtctaaaagataaaaatgcttgaaatgaaaataacaaacaaacattaaCAA
This window of the Populus trichocarpa isolate Nisqually-1 chromosome 13, P.trichocarpa_v4.1, whole genome shotgun sequence genome carries:
- the LOC7475515 gene encoding probable ADP-ribosylation factor GTPase-activating protein AGD14 isoform X1, whose protein sequence is MGSRKEEERNEKIIRGLMKLPPNRRCINCNSLGPQYVCTNFWTFICTTCSGIHREFTHRVKSVSMSKFTSQEVEALQNGGNQRAREIYLKDWNQQRQRLPDNSKVDKVREFIKDVYVDKKYAGGNTSDKPPRDLQRIRSHEDETRRACSYHSYSQSPPYDFQYEDRRYGKQTNTLTRKPGSDRGLNVGKMASFICSPTRLNERVFEDRFANEGSVSRVSDYSVSSGGDPVRSGAESPNFQKDIAFSPPIQPSRDGLGDVKHQKANSFSEASFKRDADGIPHPQRTTSLGSMGSFDSLSVSIKSYNSGSLLDIVAEAGQAAGNPQENMPAFPVSSVSSHASLDLFKEPVAPEPASPMAPPIDLFQLPATSPAPSVDLFQVPPASSINLYQPSQTSLPSTLGSYQQQSVTSLDEKSPHSSLPKNEGWATFDGPQPIASTPGPENLTSSVGPSNAGSSNFDQVPSLHTSMQWPPFQNSVDHSSSSVPDPWLGDVHSVQATGNTSSQNWSAFEFDDSVAGIPLEGIKQSSEPQTLYNPSPTADQYFGFGASEDFNKDGIQRTAYNGVLPGPSEPSDIVAGPSYTPSGHPLVEETQSHADHKSINPFDLPYESDLEPSNMGFISIISSNQLSVKEKFVDMSSLEAALPNANSPSSFLGGVTQPWFPQDLAMTYIPAAPQGGLAYMAGQAPSPQLGNVQTQGPVASVGGNPFA
- the LOC7475515 gene encoding probable ADP-ribosylation factor GTPase-activating protein AGD14 isoform X2, which codes for MGSRKEEERNEKIIRGLMKLPPNRRCINCNSLGPQYVCTNFWTFICTTCSGIHREFTHRVKSVSMSKFTSQEVEALQNGGNQRAREIYLKDWNQQRQRLPDNSKVDKVREFIKDVYVDKKYAGGNTSDKPPRDLQRIRSHEDETRRACSYHSYSQSPPYDFQYEDRRYGKQTNTLTRKPGSDRGLNVGKMASFICSPTRLNERVFEDRFANEGSVSRVSDYSVSSGGDPVRSGAESPNFQKDIAFSPPIQPSRDGLGDVKHQKANSFSEASFKRDADGIPHPQRTTSLGSMGSFDSLSVSIKSYNSGSLLDIVAEAGQAAGNPQENMPAFPVSSVSSHASLDLFKEPVAPEPASPMAPPIDLFQLPATSPAPSVDLFQVPPASSINLYQPSQTSLPSTLGSYQQQSVTSLDEKSPHSSLPKNEGWATFDGPQPIASTPGPENLTSSVGPSNAGSSNFDQVPSLHTSMQWPPFQNSVDHSSSSVPDPWLGDVHSVQATGNTSSQNWSAFEFDDSVAGIPLEGIKQSSEPQTLYNPSPTADQYFGFGASEDFNKDGIQRTAYNGVLPGPSEPSDIVAGPSYTPSGHPLVEETQSHADHKSINPFDLPYESDLEPSNMFVDMSSLEAALPNANSPSSFLGGVTQPWFPQDLAMTYIPAAPQGGLAYMAGQAPSPQLGNVQTQGPVASVGGNPFA